The following coding sequences lie in one Arachis stenosperma cultivar V10309 chromosome 5, arast.V10309.gnm1.PFL2, whole genome shotgun sequence genomic window:
- the LOC130983257 gene encoding pentatricopeptide repeat-containing protein At1g11900-like isoform X3: protein MQLQQQQLVLSVSCFHSALTFHLPLSSSYPLFFSTAASPDKEIAAEKVLKEFHATIENAAASSVKGYAAYIDKMCKIGNLSAVSQMLQALQDRNISVPPNVYIVFLAEASQKSDIDLSCQAFKKLLLSSKSPSAASCLSFAQAFTKANGCIELLRFIEEVSEITCSSTSFVNKIIFALAKSGQKDKALVIFDYLKSRNYSLDLVTYNIVLDILGRTGRVDEMLDVFATMKEAGFVPDIVSYNTVLNGLRKAGRTDMCIVYFKEMSENGIEPDLLTYTALIESFGRSGNAEESLKCFREMKLKGILPSIYIYRSLINNLNKSGKVELAKELLEEMNSSSTRLAGPEDFKHKRRRRNKLTEGPEVR from the exons ATG CAGCTACAGCAGCAACAACTTGTTCTCTCTGTGTCTTGTTTTCACTCCGCCCTCACCTTCCACCTTCCACTCTCCTCCTCTTACCCTTTG tttttttcaaCAGCGGCATCTCCTGACAAAGAGATAGCAGCGGAGAAAGTCTTGAAGGAATTTCATGCCACAATTGAAAATGCGGCAGCATCAAGTGTCAAAGGTTATGCTGCATATATTGATAAGATGTGCAAGATTGGAAATCTTTCTGCTGTGAGTCAAATGCTACAAGCTTTACAAGACAGGAACATTTCTGTTCCCCCTAATGTGTATATTGTCTTCTTAGCAGAGGCAAGTCAGAAGAGTGACATAGACCTTTCGTGTCAAGCCTTCAAGAAATTATTGCTGTCCTCTAAATCCCCAAGTGCAGCTTCATGTCTTAGTTTTGCCCAGGCTTTCACAAAAGCCAATGGTTGTATCGAGCTACTCAGATTCATTGAAGAAGTATCAGAAATAACTTGTTCGAGTACATCATTTGTAAACAAGATCATTTTCGCCCTTGCCAAAAGTGGACAGAAGGATAAGGCCTTGGTGATATTTGATTATCTTAAGAGTCGTAACTATAGTCTTGACTTGGTCACATATAATATTGTTCTAGATATATTGGGCCGTACAGGTCGTGTGGATGAAATGCTTGATGTGTTTGCAACCATGAAGGAAGCTGGTTTTGTCCCGGATATTGTTTCTTATAATACTGTATTGAATGGATTGCGGAAGGCTGGAAGAACAGACATGTGTATTGTGTATTTTAAGGAAATGAGTGAGAATGGCATCGAACCGGATTTGCTTACATATACTGCATTAATTGAGAGTTTCGGCAGATCAGGAAATGCTGAGGAATCTTTGAAATGCTTCAGGGAGATGAAACTGAAGGGGATCCTCCCTTCAATATACATCTATCGATCGCTAATCAATAATTTAAACAAATCAGGAAAGGTTGAGTTGGCAAAAGAGCTTCTAGAGGAGATGAATTCGTCTTCTACTCGTCTAGCTGGTCCCGAAGATTTCAAGCATAAAAGAAGACGAAGAAACAAGCTGACTGAGGGTCCCGAAGTGCGTTAG
- the LOC130982876 gene encoding phosphoethanolamine N-methyltransferase-like: MNVMMPSLAATTPQDNRGGGRDERCVQRSYWIEHSADLSVESMMLDSNASDLDKEERPEVLSLLPAYEGKSVLELGAGIGRFTGELAKKAGQLLAVDFIESAIKKNESINGHQKNVKFMCADVTSPNLHISEGSIDLIFSNWLLMYLSDKEVENLAERMIKWLKVGGYIFFRESCFHQSGDSKRKYNPTHYREPRFYTKVYKECHMNDETGDSYELSLVGCKCIGAYVRNKKNQNQICWIWKKVRSQDDKGFQRFLDSVEYSHKDILRYEHVYGQGFVSTGGLETTKEIVSKLGLKPGQKVLDVGCGTGGGDIYMAENFDVDVVGIDLSINMISLAIERVIGLKCTVEFECADCTRKTYPKNTFDVIYTRDAMLHIKDKPTLFESFYKWLKHGGTLLITDYCKRAGSISLECEEYIKKGGYYIHDMEAYYQMLKNAGFDDVIAEDQTELFMKTLQQELNALENKKHYFIDEFSEEDYNEIVERWRAKQIRGAAGEQKWGLFIAKKN, encoded by the exons ATGAATGTTATGATGCCTTCACTGGCTGCTACGACGCCGCAAG ATAATAGAGGTGGTGGTAGAGATGAACGGTGCGTTCAGAGAAGCTATTGGATTGAGCATTCTGCAGATTTGTCGGTGGAGTCAATGATGCTCGATTCAAACGCCTCTGATCTCGACAAGGAAGAAAGACCCGAA GTACTGTCTCTATTACCAGCATATGAAGGAAAATCAGTTTTAGAGCTGGGAGCAGGTATTGGAAGATTTACAGGTGAATTGGCCAAGAAAGCTGGCCAGCTGCTTGCAGTGGACTTCATTGAGAGTGCAATCAAGAAG AATGAAAGCATTAATGGACACCAGAAGAATGTCAAGTTCATGTGTGCTGATGTCACATCCCCAAACTTGCATATCTCTGAAGGATCAATTGATTTGATATTCTCAAATTGGTTGCTTATGTATCTTTCAGATAAAGAG GTTGAGAATCTAGCTGAAAGGATGATCAAATGGTTAAAGGTTGGTGGATATATATTCTTCAGGGAATCTTGTTTCCATCAATCTGGAGATTCCAAGAGAAAATACAACCCAACTCACTACAGGGAACCCAGATTTTACACGAAG GTATATAAAGAGTGCCATATGAATGATGAAACAGGGGATTCCTATGAGCTTTCCCTTGTTGGCTGTAAATGCATTGGAGCTTATGTCAGAAATAAGAAGAATCAAAACCAG ATTTGCTGGATATGGAAAAAAGTCAGGTCACAAGATGATAAAGGGTTCCAGAGGTTCTTAGACAGTGTGGAATACAGTCATAAGGATATCTTAAGATATGAGCATGTTTATGGCCAAGGTTTTGTGAGCACAGGAGGACTTG AAACAACAAAGGAAATTGTTTCAAAGTTGGGACTGAAACCGGGTCAGAAAGTATTGGATGTCGGTTGTGGTACCGGAGGAGGTGACATTTACATGGCTGAAAATtttgatgttgatgttgttggGATTGATCTCTCCATAAATATGATTTCTCTTGCCATTGAACGTGTCATTGGACTCAAATGCACGGTTGAATTTGAATGTGCCGATTGCACCAGAAAAACATATCCCAAGAATACATTTGATGTAATCTACACTCGTGATGCCATGTTACACATCAAA GATAAACCGACACTGTTTGAATCATTTTATAAGTGGTTGAAGCATGGAGGTACACTTCTAATTACTGATTATTGCAAACGAGCTGGAAGCATATCATTAGAATGTGAAGAATACATTAAAAAAGGAGGATATTATATCCATGACATGGAAGCATATTATCAG ATGCTTAAGAATGCTGGATTCGATGATGTAATTGCTGAGGACCAAACAGAATTG TTCATGAAAACACTACAACAGGAGCTAAATGCCCTTGAGAACAAGAAGCATTATTTCATTGATGAATTCTCTGAG GAAGACTACAATGAGATTGTTGAGAGATGGAGGGCCAAGCAAATTAGAGGTGCAGCTGGGGAGCAGAAATGGGGCTTGTTCATTGCCAAGAAAAATTGA
- the LOC130979672 gene encoding uncharacterized protein LOC130979672, whose amino-acid sequence MSIDLKLSRFNRIYRPSEALEGKIIIKTQSSISHYGIRLTFKGSVNMQVRGGSAGVVESLYGVIKPIPILNRTIEVKPSGKIASGTTEIPFSVTLRQQGENLEKFYETFHGANISIQYLVTVDVTRGYLHKSLSTTMEFIVESDRADLLQRPIPPEMVIFYITQDTQRHSLLPELKSGGFRVMGKISSQCSLAGPISGELIVETSAVPIHSIDIQLFRVESILLGEKIATETSLIQTTQATDGDVCHNLTIPIYVILPRLLTCPTTFAGPFSIEFKVAIVISFQSELSQLHKKTDSRTPKLWLAMETLPLELVRTK is encoded by the exons ATGTCTATCGACCTCAAACTCTCGCGCTTCAATCGTATTTATCGCCCTTCG GAAGCACTGGAAGGCAAAATCATCATCAAAACGCAGTCTTCAATTTCCCACTATGGAATTCGCCTTACTTTCAAAGGATCCGTCAACATGCAG GTTCGTGGAGGATCAGCTGGTGTTGTTGAGTCACTCTATGGAGTTATTAAGCCAATCCCTATTTT GAATAGGACCATCGAGGTTAAACCTTCTGGAAAGATTGCTTCGGGCACAACAGAG ATACCATTTTCGGTGACCCTTAGACAGCAAGGTGAAAATTTGGAAAAGTTTTATGAGACTTTCCATGGGGCAAATATAAGTATCCAG TATTTGGTGACTGTAGATGTGACTCGCGGATACTTACATAAATCTTTATCAACAACAATGGAGTTCATTGTTGAAAGTGATAGAG CTGATCTTCTACAACGGCCAATTCCTCCAGAAATGGTCATCTTCTACATAACCCAGGACACCCAACGACACTCTCTACTTCCTGAATTAAAATCTG GTGGATTTCGGGTGATGGGGAAGATCTCTTCTCAGTGTTCTTTGGCTGGTCCTATTAGTGGTGAGTTAATTGTAGAAACATCTGCAGTTCCGATTCACTCAATCGACATTCAATTGTTTCGTGTTGAGTCCATTCTTCTTGGGGAGAAAATTGCAACTGAAACATCTTTGATACAAACGACCCAGGCAA CAGATGGAGATGTATGCCATAATTTGACTATACCTATCTATGTAATACTTCCACGGCTTCTGACGTGTCCAACAACTTTTGCTGG TCCCTTCTCAATTGAGTTCAAAGTTGCCATTGTCATAAGTTTTCAGTCAGAGCTATCTCAACTGCATAAGAAGACTGACTCCAGAACTCCAAAACTTTGG CTAGCAATGGAAACATTGCCGCTCGAGTTGGTTCGGACAAAGTAA
- the LOC130983257 gene encoding pentatricopeptide repeat-containing protein At1g11900-like isoform X1, which produces MVVLILVPKSALYMFESLLIDDVIDCFKYNNFEVPLLFSTAATAATTCSLCVLFSLRPHLPPSTLLLLPFAASPDKEIAAEKVLKEFHATIENAAASSVKGYAAYIDKMCKIGNLSAVSQMLQALQDRNISVPPNVYIVFLAEASQKSDIDLSCQAFKKLLLSSKSPSAASCLSFAQAFTKANGCIELLRFIEEVSEITCSSTSFVNKIIFALAKSGQKDKALVIFDYLKSRNYSLDLVTYNIVLDILGRTGRVDEMLDVFATMKEAGFVPDIVSYNTVLNGLRKAGRTDMCIVYFKEMSENGIEPDLLTYTALIESFGRSGNAEESLKCFREMKLKGILPSIYIYRSLINNLNKSGKVELAKELLEEMNSSSTRLAGPEDFKHKRRRRNKLTEGPEVR; this is translated from the exons ATGGTTGTTCTCATACTTGTACCAAAATCTGCACTCTACATGTTTGAATCTTTGCTCATTGATGATGTTATCGATTGCTTCAAATATAACAACTTCGAGGTTCCTTTGTTATTCTCTACAGCAGCTACAGCAGCAACAACTTGTTCTCTCTGTGTCTTGTTTTCACTCCGCCCTCACCTTCCACCTTCCACTCTCCTCCTCTTACCCTTTG CGGCATCTCCTGACAAAGAGATAGCAGCGGAGAAAGTCTTGAAGGAATTTCATGCCACAATTGAAAATGCGGCAGCATCAAGTGTCAAAGGTTATGCTGCATATATTGATAAGATGTGCAAGATTGGAAATCTTTCTGCTGTGAGTCAAATGCTACAAGCTTTACAAGACAGGAACATTTCTGTTCCCCCTAATGTGTATATTGTCTTCTTAGCAGAGGCAAGTCAGAAGAGTGACATAGACCTTTCGTGTCAAGCCTTCAAGAAATTATTGCTGTCCTCTAAATCCCCAAGTGCAGCTTCATGTCTTAGTTTTGCCCAGGCTTTCACAAAAGCCAATGGTTGTATCGAGCTACTCAGATTCATTGAAGAAGTATCAGAAATAACTTGTTCGAGTACATCATTTGTAAACAAGATCATTTTCGCCCTTGCCAAAAGTGGACAGAAGGATAAGGCCTTGGTGATATTTGATTATCTTAAGAGTCGTAACTATAGTCTTGACTTGGTCACATATAATATTGTTCTAGATATATTGGGCCGTACAGGTCGTGTGGATGAAATGCTTGATGTGTTTGCAACCATGAAGGAAGCTGGTTTTGTCCCGGATATTGTTTCTTATAATACTGTATTGAATGGATTGCGGAAGGCTGGAAGAACAGACATGTGTATTGTGTATTTTAAGGAAATGAGTGAGAATGGCATCGAACCGGATTTGCTTACATATACTGCATTAATTGAGAGTTTCGGCAGATCAGGAAATGCTGAGGAATCTTTGAAATGCTTCAGGGAGATGAAACTGAAGGGGATCCTCCCTTCAATATACATCTATCGATCGCTAATCAATAATTTAAACAAATCAGGAAAGGTTGAGTTGGCAAAAGAGCTTCTAGAGGAGATGAATTCGTCTTCTACTCGTCTAGCTGGTCCCGAAGATTTCAAGCATAAAAGAAGACGAAGAAACAAGCTGACTGAGGGTCCCGAAGTGCGTTAG
- the LOC130982029 gene encoding uncharacterized protein LOC130982029, whose translation MADQNQKPEIFELNNGTMDVKVTNLGCTIISLSVPGKDGALSDVVLGLDSVESYQKGLAPYFGCIVGRVANRIKEGKFTLDGVEYSLPLNKPPNSLHGGNIGFDKKVWEVVEYKKGETPSITFKYHSHDGEEGYPGDITVTATYTLISGTTMRLDMEGVPKDKPTIINLAQHTYWNLAGHNSGDVLNHSIQIWGNHVTPVDQNTVPTGEIMPVKGTPFDFTTESRIGNTIGQVGMGYDHNYVLDCGDEKAGLKHAAKVRDPSSSRVLNLWTNAPGMQFYTANYVNGVNGKGGAVYGKHAGLCLETQGFPNAINQPNFPSVVVRRGEKYQHSMLFEFSIE comes from the exons ATGGCCGATCAGAACCAGAAACCTGAGATCTTCGAGCTCAACAATGGCACCATGGACGTCAAAGTTACCAACCTCGGATGCACCATCATCTCCCTCTCCGTTCCCGGCAAAGATG GGGCGTTGTCTGACGTTGTTCTTGGCCTCGATTCCGTTGAATCATATCAG AAAGGTCTTGCTCCTTATTTCGGCTGCATTGTGGGTCGCGTAGCAAACCGAATTAAGGAGGGAAAGTTTACACTTGATGGGGTTGAGTACTCTTTGCCTCTCAACAAACCCCCAAACAGTCTTCATG GAGGAAATATAGGGTTCGATAAGAAGGTATGGGAGGTTGTTGAATATAAAAAGGGTGAAACCCCATCAATTACTTTTAAATATCACAGTCATGATGGAGAGGAAG GTTATCCTGGGGATATTACCGTTACTGCAACTTACACGCTCATTTCGGGAACAACTATGAGGCTTGACATGGAAGGAGTACCAAAGGACAAGCCCACCATAATTAACTTAGCTCAGCATACCTATTGGAACTTGGCTGGCCACAACTCAGGAGACGTCCTTAACCATTCCATTCAGATATGGGGAAATCATGTAACCCCAGTCGATCAGAACACTGTGCCAACCGGCGAAATAATGCCGGTGAAGGGCACCCCATTTGATTTTACCACTGAGAGTAGAATAGGCAACACCATTGGTCAGGTTGGAATGGGATACGACCACAACTATGTGCTTGATTGTGGTGACGAGAAAGCAGGTTTAAAACATGCTGCTAAAGTGAGAGATCCCTCAAGTTCAAGAGTGCTAAACTTGTGGACAAATGCCCCTGGCATGCAGTTTTACACGGCAAACTATGTCAATGGCGTTAACGGAAAAGGAGGCGCCGTATATGGAAAGCATGCAGGGCTGTGTTTGGAGACTCAGGGATTCCCTAATGCCATAAACCAGCCAAATTTCCCATCTGTTGTGGTTAGACGTGGTGAGAAGTACCAACATTCAATGTTATTTGAGTTTTCAATTGAGTAA
- the LOC130983257 gene encoding pentatricopeptide repeat-containing protein At1g11900-like isoform X2: MMLSIASNITTSRFLCYSLQQLQQQQLVLSVSCFHSALTFHLPLSSSYPLFFSTAASPDKEIAAEKVLKEFHATIENAAASSVKGYAAYIDKMCKIGNLSAVSQMLQALQDRNISVPPNVYIVFLAEASQKSDIDLSCQAFKKLLLSSKSPSAASCLSFAQAFTKANGCIELLRFIEEVSEITCSSTSFVNKIIFALAKSGQKDKALVIFDYLKSRNYSLDLVTYNIVLDILGRTGRVDEMLDVFATMKEAGFVPDIVSYNTVLNGLRKAGRTDMCIVYFKEMSENGIEPDLLTYTALIESFGRSGNAEESLKCFREMKLKGILPSIYIYRSLINNLNKSGKVELAKELLEEMNSSSTRLAGPEDFKHKRRRRNKLTEGPEVR; the protein is encoded by the exons ATGATGTTATCGATTGCTTCAAATATAACAACTTCGAGGTTCCTTTGTTATTCTCTACAGCAGCTACAGCAGCAACAACTTGTTCTCTCTGTGTCTTGTTTTCACTCCGCCCTCACCTTCCACCTTCCACTCTCCTCCTCTTACCCTTTG tttttttcaaCAGCGGCATCTCCTGACAAAGAGATAGCAGCGGAGAAAGTCTTGAAGGAATTTCATGCCACAATTGAAAATGCGGCAGCATCAAGTGTCAAAGGTTATGCTGCATATATTGATAAGATGTGCAAGATTGGAAATCTTTCTGCTGTGAGTCAAATGCTACAAGCTTTACAAGACAGGAACATTTCTGTTCCCCCTAATGTGTATATTGTCTTCTTAGCAGAGGCAAGTCAGAAGAGTGACATAGACCTTTCGTGTCAAGCCTTCAAGAAATTATTGCTGTCCTCTAAATCCCCAAGTGCAGCTTCATGTCTTAGTTTTGCCCAGGCTTTCACAAAAGCCAATGGTTGTATCGAGCTACTCAGATTCATTGAAGAAGTATCAGAAATAACTTGTTCGAGTACATCATTTGTAAACAAGATCATTTTCGCCCTTGCCAAAAGTGGACAGAAGGATAAGGCCTTGGTGATATTTGATTATCTTAAGAGTCGTAACTATAGTCTTGACTTGGTCACATATAATATTGTTCTAGATATATTGGGCCGTACAGGTCGTGTGGATGAAATGCTTGATGTGTTTGCAACCATGAAGGAAGCTGGTTTTGTCCCGGATATTGTTTCTTATAATACTGTATTGAATGGATTGCGGAAGGCTGGAAGAACAGACATGTGTATTGTGTATTTTAAGGAAATGAGTGAGAATGGCATCGAACCGGATTTGCTTACATATACTGCATTAATTGAGAGTTTCGGCAGATCAGGAAATGCTGAGGAATCTTTGAAATGCTTCAGGGAGATGAAACTGAAGGGGATCCTCCCTTCAATATACATCTATCGATCGCTAATCAATAATTTAAACAAATCAGGAAAGGTTGAGTTGGCAAAAGAGCTTCTAGAGGAGATGAATTCGTCTTCTACTCGTCTAGCTGGTCCCGAAGATTTCAAGCATAAAAGAAGACGAAGAAACAAGCTGACTGAGGGTCCCGAAGTGCGTTAG